One stretch of Candidatus Bathyarchaeia archaeon DNA includes these proteins:
- a CDS encoding M48 family metallopeptidase: MSQNVQLSQQVAFLTQTIETLAKKAKLQRTPELCISKTERLANVNVFQNRISVGEHLLGLWAEGIFNETDIEATVAHEIGHLMDFRRDSKSSNFRNLIAESLLISFGIVPLVIYLLSPLFSTLVIAVLLALGWGVSLPLVMRRVEVRIEFEADRNAALYLVEPKQLADALMKISSFGMPDSRGLASRVSFWAGTRLHPSFNERVRFLQSL, from the coding sequence GTGAGCCAAAATGTGCAGCTTTCGCAGCAAGTTGCTTTTCTAACACAAACAATTGAAACTTTAGCTAAAAAGGCAAAGCTGCAACGAACACCTGAACTGTGCATTTCCAAAACAGAGCGGTTAGCCAACGTGAACGTTTTCCAAAACCGCATAAGCGTCGGCGAACACCTGCTCGGGCTCTGGGCGGAGGGAATCTTTAACGAGACTGACATAGAAGCAACCGTCGCCCACGAAATCGGGCACCTGATGGATTTCCGTCGTGACTCTAAATCCTCAAACTTCCGCAACCTCATTGCAGAGAGCCTCTTGATTTCTTTTGGCATTGTTCCCCTTGTGATTTACTTGTTGTCTCCACTGTTTTCGACTTTGGTTATTGCAGTGTTGTTGGCTTTGGGGTGGGGCGTCTCTCTGCCTCTCGTAATGCGGCGGGTGGAGGTGCGTATCGAGTTTGAGGCTGACCGAAACGCCGCCCTCTACTTGGTTGAGCCTAAACAGTTGGCGGATGCTTTGATGAAGATTAGCTCTTTTGGCATGCCCGATTCACGGGGGTTAGCTTCACGGGTGTCGTTTTGGGCGGGCACCCGGTTACATCCGTCTTTTAATGAACGGGTACGCTTCCTGCAAAGTCTTTAA